In Streptomyces sp. DG2A-72, one genomic interval encodes:
- a CDS encoding DUF4232 domain-containing protein → MRATPLAVTALAAALLLTACDSGGDSAKETGKEKSTACTLGEVSLEIGPANAAPAAGDTGNVSVTVTNSSAQCTLDGFPGVGLHAGDSSAAVPVDKAAPSQKLTLAKGSTTSFTITYVRGAEGGKSSVAAKTMKVSLPGDDADTQEFPWTYGAVALKSGDEPDATVSGFTQSGD, encoded by the coding sequence ATGCGCGCCACACCTCTCGCCGTCACCGCCCTTGCCGCGGCCCTGCTGCTGACTGCCTGTGACAGTGGCGGCGACTCCGCCAAGGAAACCGGCAAGGAAAAGAGCACCGCCTGCACGCTCGGTGAGGTCAGTCTGGAGATCGGACCGGCCAACGCCGCGCCCGCCGCCGGGGACACGGGCAATGTCTCCGTCACCGTCACGAACAGCAGCGCCCAATGCACCCTGGACGGCTTCCCCGGCGTCGGCCTCCACGCCGGGGACTCCTCCGCCGCCGTCCCCGTGGACAAGGCGGCCCCGTCGCAGAAGCTGACGCTCGCCAAGGGCTCGACCACGTCGTTCACCATCACGTACGTACGCGGTGCGGAGGGCGGCAAGTCGAGCGTCGCCGCGAAGACGATGAAGGTCTCGCTGCCCGGCGACGACGCCGACACGCAGGAGTTCCCGTGGACGTACGGTGCGGTCGCCCTGAAGAGCGGGGACGAGCCGGACGCCACGGTGAGCGGGTTCACGCAGTCCGGCGACTGA
- the rpmG gene encoding 50S ribosomal protein L33: protein MARNELRPVIKLRSTAGTGYTYVTRKNRRNDPDRMTLRKYDPVVGRHVDFREER, encoded by the coding sequence ATGGCACGCAACGAACTCCGACCGGTCATCAAGCTCCGGTCCACGGCGGGGACCGGCTACACGTACGTGACCCGCAAGAACCGCCGCAACGACCCGGACCGTATGACCCTGCGCAAGTACGACCCGGTCGTCGGCCGTCACGTCGACTTCCGAGAGGAGCGCTGA
- a CDS encoding DUF2786 domain-containing protein yields MSSSTVERAFQAALYGDTDTALDTGASLLAADPSADAELARRGQEFVATAWRRGWQPADVVRIVRRELDDVHVRLVSALIRAQVSYDRPRGPRWTAQLDELTAKAPPSTDRFSHATAVLELYRLLLRLPALEPLDEPSSRHPRSDSRMLTRIRALLAKAEATGFPEEAEALSAKAQELMARHSIDEALLAGQAPTADVPGACRIGVEPPYEQAKAVLLDAVATANHCRAVWNEPLGFSTVVGFEPDLEAVELLYTSLLVQAQTAMTQAEAAQRAGGRRRTKTFRQSFLAAYAHRVGTRLAAAAETQVTGDLLPVLASRELAVTGRLDRMFPETTTTRLRGVTDAAGWTEGAQAADRAQVGRRKPLR; encoded by the coding sequence GTGAGCAGCAGCACCGTCGAACGCGCCTTCCAGGCCGCCCTGTACGGCGACACCGACACCGCCCTCGACACCGGCGCGTCCCTCCTCGCCGCCGACCCGAGCGCGGACGCCGAACTCGCCCGCCGTGGCCAGGAGTTCGTGGCGACGGCCTGGCGACGCGGCTGGCAGCCCGCCGACGTCGTACGGATCGTGCGGCGCGAGCTGGACGACGTACACGTACGCCTCGTATCGGCCCTCATCCGCGCGCAGGTGTCGTACGACCGACCGCGCGGCCCCCGCTGGACCGCACAGCTCGACGAACTGACCGCCAAGGCCCCGCCCTCCACCGACCGCTTCTCGCACGCGACAGCCGTCCTGGAGCTGTACCGGCTGCTGCTGCGCCTGCCCGCGCTGGAACCCCTGGACGAGCCGTCCAGCAGGCACCCCAGGTCCGATTCCCGCATGCTCACCCGCATCCGTGCCCTGCTGGCGAAGGCGGAGGCGACCGGCTTCCCGGAGGAGGCGGAGGCGCTCAGTGCCAAGGCGCAGGAGCTGATGGCGCGGCACAGCATCGACGAGGCGCTGCTTGCGGGCCAGGCGCCCACCGCGGACGTGCCCGGCGCCTGCCGGATCGGGGTCGAGCCACCGTACGAGCAGGCCAAGGCGGTGCTGCTGGACGCGGTCGCCACCGCCAACCACTGCCGGGCCGTGTGGAACGAACCCCTCGGCTTCTCCACCGTCGTCGGCTTCGAACCCGACCTGGAGGCCGTCGAACTCCTCTACACCTCACTGCTGGTGCAGGCGCAGACCGCGATGACGCAGGCGGAGGCCGCCCAGCGCGCGGGCGGACGCAGGCGGACCAAGACCTTCCGGCAGTCCTTCCTCGCGGCCTACGCCCACCGGGTCGGCACCCGCCTCGCAGCCGCCGCCGAGACCCAGGTGACCGGCGACCTGCTCCCGGTCCTCGCCTCCCGTGAACTCGCCGTCACCGGCCGCCTGGACCGCATGTTCCCGGAGACGACCACGACCCGGCTGCGCGGGGTCACGGACGCGGCGGGCTGGACGGAAGGGGCTCAGGCGGCGGACCGGGCGCAGGTCGGCCGTCGTAAGCCGCTGCGCTGA
- the rpsN gene encoding 30S ribosomal protein S14, with amino-acid sequence MAKKSKIAKNEKRQEIVARYAERRAELKEIIRRPSSTEAERLAAQQELRRQPRDASSTRVRNRDSVDGRPRGYLRTFGLSRVNLRGQAHAGYLPGVRKSSW; translated from the coding sequence ATGGCGAAGAAGAGCAAGATCGCGAAGAACGAGAAGCGGCAGGAGATCGTCGCGCGGTACGCCGAGCGCCGGGCCGAGCTGAAGGAGATCATCCGCCGGCCGTCCTCGACGGAGGCCGAACGCCTCGCCGCCCAGCAGGAGTTGCGCAGGCAGCCGCGCGACGCCAGCAGCACGCGCGTACGCAACCGCGACAGCGTCGACGGGCGGCCCCGCGGCTACCTCCGTACCTTCGGGCTGTCCCGGGTGAACCTGCGTGGACAGGCGCACGCGGGGTACCTGCCGGGGGTCCGGAAGTCCTCCTGGTAA
- a CDS encoding bifunctional 3'-5' exonuclease/DNA polymerase: MTDRWALAPAEDGGAELAPLGSDGLPAGPVVREPDLAAAVRGRPEVTRWVWRSTAEVYPRLLATGVRVERCYDIEDAETLLLGHEGRSGEPRSAAAALARLRRGPVPPDPPQRSAEPGAQSPLFEPQSVHVPLADLVEVYAEQQRRHDRAAHPQRMRLLTAAESAGMLVAAEMNRAGLPWSADVHRRVLHELLGERYAGGGEPRRLAELADEVSAAFGRRVRPDLPADVIKAFAQAGIKVRSTRRWEIESVDHPAVKPLIEYKKLYRIWVAHGWSWLQDWVRDGRFRPEFLAGGTVTGRWVTNGGGALQIPKVIRRAVVADPGWRLVVADADQMEPRVLAAISRDPGLMEVAGRETDLYQSVSDRAFSGDRAQAKLAVLGAVYGQTSGDGLKNLAALRRRFPKAVAYVDDAAREGAEGRLVRTWLGRTCPPAAGATDATTEEAGIPQDGPADAPPGDDAWVPGYASTNARARGRFARNFVVQGSAADWTLLLLAALRQACAGMAAELVFFQHDEVIVHCPEEEAETVVAAIREASDLAGRLTFGETPVRFPFTTAVVECYADAK, from the coding sequence ATGACCGATCGGTGGGCACTCGCTCCGGCCGAGGACGGCGGCGCCGAGCTCGCCCCCCTCGGCTCGGACGGGCTGCCCGCCGGACCGGTCGTGCGGGAGCCGGACCTGGCCGCGGCGGTGCGCGGCCGGCCGGAGGTCACGCGCTGGGTCTGGCGTTCCACCGCCGAGGTCTATCCGCGTCTGCTCGCCACGGGGGTGCGAGTGGAGCGGTGCTACGACATCGAGGACGCCGAGACCCTCCTGCTCGGCCACGAGGGGCGGTCCGGCGAACCCCGCTCGGCAGCCGCCGCCCTGGCCCGGCTGCGCCGCGGCCCCGTACCGCCGGATCCGCCCCAGCGCTCGGCCGAACCCGGCGCCCAGTCACCCCTCTTCGAGCCGCAGTCCGTGCACGTACCGCTGGCCGACCTCGTCGAGGTCTACGCCGAGCAGCAGCGCCGGCACGACCGGGCGGCGCATCCGCAGCGGATGCGGCTGCTGACGGCCGCCGAGTCGGCGGGGATGCTGGTCGCCGCCGAGATGAACCGGGCGGGGCTGCCGTGGAGCGCCGACGTCCACCGCCGGGTGCTGCACGAACTGCTCGGCGAGCGGTATGCGGGCGGCGGGGAGCCGCGGCGGCTGGCGGAGCTGGCGGACGAGGTGTCGGCCGCGTTCGGGCGCCGGGTGCGGCCCGATCTGCCGGCCGATGTGATCAAGGCGTTCGCGCAGGCCGGGATCAAGGTCAGATCGACCCGCCGCTGGGAGATCGAGTCCGTCGACCACCCGGCCGTGAAGCCGCTGATCGAGTACAAGAAGCTGTACCGCATCTGGGTCGCCCACGGCTGGTCCTGGCTGCAGGACTGGGTCCGGGACGGCCGGTTCCGGCCCGAGTTCCTCGCGGGCGGGACCGTCACCGGCCGCTGGGTGACCAACGGCGGGGGCGCGTTGCAGATCCCCAAGGTCATCCGGCGCGCGGTGGTCGCCGATCCCGGCTGGCGGCTGGTCGTCGCCGACGCCGACCAGATGGAGCCGCGCGTCCTCGCGGCCATCTCCCGCGACCCCGGACTGATGGAGGTGGCCGGCCGGGAGACCGACCTGTACCAGTCGGTGTCCGACCGCGCCTTCTCCGGCGACCGCGCCCAGGCCAAGCTCGCCGTCCTGGGGGCGGTGTACGGGCAGACGTCCGGCGACGGCCTGAAGAACCTCGCCGCCCTCAGACGCCGCTTCCCCAAGGCGGTGGCGTACGTCGACGACGCGGCGCGGGAGGGCGCGGAGGGGCGGCTCGTACGGACCTGGCTCGGGCGTACGTGTCCCCCGGCGGCCGGAGCGACCGACGCCACCACGGAGGAGGCGGGGATTCCGCAGGACGGTCCGGCCGACGCGCCGCCCGGCGACGACGCCTGGGTGCCGGGCTACGCCTCCACCAACGCCCGCGCCCGTGGCCGCTTCGCCCGCAACTTCGTCGTCCAGGGCAGCGCCGCCGACTGGACCCTGCTGCTGCTCGCCGCGCTGCGGCAGGCCTGTGCGGGCATGGCGGCGGAGCTGGTCTTCTTCCAGCACGACGAGGTGATCGTGCACTGTCCCGAGGAGGAGGCCGAGACGGTCGTGGCGGCGATCCGGGAGGCGTCGGACCTCGCGGGCCGGCTGACGTTCGGCGAGACGCCGGTGCGGTTTCCGTTCACGACGGCGGTCGTGGAGTGTTACGCGGACGCGAAATGA
- a CDS encoding Clp protease N-terminal domain-containing protein — MSTNPTITSSVRLDELIAAIKKVHDEPLDQLQDAVIAGDHLGEVADHLIGHFVDQARRSGASWTDIGKSMGVTRQAAQKRFVPKESADLDPQTGFDRYTPRARNAVMAAHNEAIAARNPEGRPAHLVLGLLADPDGLAAKAITAHGVPLDSVRQAATAALPPAADKVPDLVPYGSDAKKVLELTFREALRLGHNYIGTEHILLALLEFENGTGILSGLGLTKQAMEEYIVGLLSQFLKSGEETTEEAAGEAPGKAPGKGETQG; from the coding sequence ATGTCGACGAACCCGACCATCACGTCATCCGTACGTCTCGACGAACTCATCGCGGCCATCAAGAAGGTCCACGACGAGCCCCTCGACCAGCTCCAGGACGCGGTGATCGCCGGCGATCACCTCGGGGAGGTGGCCGACCATCTGATCGGCCACTTCGTGGATCAGGCCCGGCGATCGGGCGCCTCCTGGACCGACATCGGCAAGAGCATGGGCGTCACCCGGCAGGCTGCGCAGAAGCGCTTCGTGCCGAAGGAGTCGGCCGACCTCGACCCGCAAACGGGCTTCGACCGCTACACGCCGCGTGCCCGCAACGCGGTGATGGCCGCCCACAACGAGGCCATCGCGGCCCGCAACCCCGAGGGCCGCCCCGCGCACCTGGTGCTCGGTCTGCTGGCCGACCCGGACGGTCTGGCCGCGAAGGCGATCACGGCGCACGGCGTCCCCCTGGACTCCGTACGCCAGGCCGCCACCGCCGCGCTGCCGCCCGCCGCCGACAAGGTCCCCGACCTGGTCCCCTACGGCTCCGACGCCAAGAAGGTCCTGGAGCTCACCTTCCGCGAGGCCCTGCGCCTCGGCCACAACTACATCGGCACCGAGCACATCCTGCTGGCCCTGCTGGAATTCGAGAACGGCACGGGCATTCTGTCCGGCCTCGGGCTCACCAAGCAGGCGATGGAGGAGTACATCGTCGGGCTGCTCTCCCAGTTCCTGAAGAGCGGCGAGGAGACCACCGAGGAGGCTGCCGGGGAGGCCCCCGGAAAGGCTCCTGGGAAGGGCGAAACGCAAGGCTGA
- the rpmB gene encoding 50S ribosomal protein L28, producing the protein MSAHCMLTGAQPGFGNTISHSHRRTSRRFDPNIQSKRYWLPSEGRYVRLKLSTKGIKTIDTIGIEAAVARIRARGVKV; encoded by the coding sequence TTGTCCGCCCACTGCATGCTGACCGGAGCCCAGCCGGGCTTCGGCAACACGATCTCCCACTCGCACCGGCGGACCTCCCGCCGCTTCGACCCGAACATCCAGTCCAAGCGCTACTGGCTGCCCAGTGAGGGCCGTTACGTCCGGCTGAAGCTGAGCACGAAGGGCATCAAGACCATCGACACGATCGGCATCGAGGCCGCCGTGGCCCGGATCCGTGCCCGGGGAGTGAAGGTCTGA